One stretch of Pararhizobium qamdonense DNA includes these proteins:
- a CDS encoding response regulator → MTPTEIPVSIKRVLVLEDNFIIAMEAEDILKSIGVDYVEIAGNVAEAEALIAEQSFDFALLDVNLGSQTSFDFAAILIERGIAFGFVSGYGDDFVFPPALRDISRITKPFNESSVAGLLATAVASGS, encoded by the coding sequence GTGACGCCCACGGAAATTCCAGTGTCGATCAAACGTGTGCTGGTGCTGGAAGACAATTTCATCATCGCCATGGAAGCCGAAGACATTTTGAAGTCGATCGGCGTCGATTATGTCGAGATTGCCGGAAATGTAGCCGAGGCAGAGGCTCTGATCGCGGAGCAGTCCTTCGATTTTGCCCTTCTTGACGTCAATCTGGGTTCGCAAACGAGTTTCGACTTTGCCGCCATCCTGATCGAGCGCGGCATCGCCTTCGGTTTTGTCAGCGGTTACGGCGACGATTTCGTCTTTCCGCCGGCATTGCGCGACATTTCCCGCATCACCAAACCGTTCAACGAAAGCTCGGTGGCAGGGCTTCTCGCCACTGCCGTTGCCAGCGGTTCGTAA
- a CDS encoding efflux RND transporter periplasmic adaptor subunit: protein MSKQRKFPWRGWWLVPLAALVLTSCEGETKPRETAKMAVRTQSAEFADHRQTVTLTGEVVAHVQTNLSFRVSGQITEWLADVGSHVTAGEVLARIDPSEQKADVEAAEAAVRAAEAQVRQASSAFERQKSLLAKNSTTQETFDQAQTALQTAQGSLDSSKALLGTSRDALSYTELKADADGIITVRNAETGQVVQAAQTMFSVARDGPRDAIFDVYESLLFEKPSEPKIQLSLVSDPSVKTEGVISEVSPTMDTATGTVRVKIAMDTTPDRMTLGAPVIGFASSKPAKLINLPWTSLSALDGQPAVWVVDGKDGTVSRKPVKVASYETGRVLISEGIEKGENVVVEGAKMLRPGQSVDVIKEQAP from the coding sequence ATGAGTAAACAACGGAAATTCCCCTGGCGCGGCTGGTGGCTGGTGCCGCTTGCAGCCTTGGTTCTGACGTCCTGCGAGGGCGAAACCAAGCCGCGGGAAACGGCAAAGATGGCGGTGCGGACGCAGAGCGCCGAATTCGCCGATCACCGGCAGACCGTGACGCTGACCGGCGAGGTCGTCGCCCATGTGCAGACCAATCTCTCCTTTCGCGTCAGCGGCCAGATCACCGAATGGCTGGCGGATGTCGGTTCGCATGTGACGGCCGGCGAGGTTCTGGCCCGCATCGATCCCAGCGAACAGAAAGCGGATGTCGAGGCGGCCGAGGCGGCGGTGCGGGCAGCCGAAGCGCAGGTCCGGCAGGCATCGTCAGCGTTTGAGCGGCAGAAGTCCCTTTTGGCGAAGAACTCCACCACACAGGAAACCTTCGATCAGGCACAGACGGCCTTGCAGACGGCTCAAGGGTCGCTCGATTCGTCCAAGGCGTTGCTGGGCACGTCGCGTGATGCGCTGTCCTACACGGAACTGAAGGCGGATGCCGATGGCATCATCACCGTGCGCAATGCCGAGACAGGCCAGGTGGTTCAGGCTGCGCAAACGATGTTTTCCGTGGCCCGCGACGGCCCGCGCGATGCGATCTTCGACGTTTACGAATCGCTGTTGTTTGAAAAACCCTCCGAGCCGAAAATTCAGCTGTCGCTGGTCAGCGATCCCTCGGTCAAGACGGAAGGCGTGATCAGCGAGGTCTCGCCGACCATGGATACGGCGACGGGAACCGTGCGCGTCAAGATCGCCATGGATACGACGCCCGACCGCATGACGCTCGGCGCTCCGGTGATCGGATTTGCCAGCTCGAAACCGGCCAAACTGATCAACCTGCCCTGGACCTCGCTGTCTGCCCTGGATGGCCAGCCGGCCGTCTGGGTGGTCGATGGCAAGGATGGCACGGTCAGCCGCAAGCCGGTGAAGGTCGCGTCCTACGAGACGGGACGGGTGCTGATTTCCGAGGGGATTGAGAAAGGCGAGAACGTGGTGGTCGAAGGGGCGAAGATGCTGCGTCCCGGCCAGTCGGTCGATGTCATCAAGGAGCAGGCGCCATGA
- a CDS encoding efflux RND transporter permease subunit, with product MKKFNLSDWALDHASMVWYFMIVFGLLGFFSYLSLGREEDPSFTIKTMTISAQWPGASVEETTLQVTERIERKLEELESLDYTRSITTPGQTLVFVNLKDTTKARDVPSIWLTVRNMIGDIQGQFPSGVVGPSFNDRFGDVFGNIYAFTADGLTQRQLRDYVETARREILTVPNVGKVDIVGAQDEVIYLEFSTRQLAALGINQNEVIATLQAQNAIAPSGVVQAEGERVSVRVNGQFSSEDSLRAVNLQVNNRFFRLTDIASISRGYTDPPSALFRYNGQSAIGLAIGMKQGANLLEFGDHVEEKISQVEAELPVGVGVHLVSDQPLIVEEAVSGFTRGLAEAVVIVLLVSFVSLGVRAGLVVALSIPLTLAITFVVMSYFGISLQRISLGALIIALGLLVDDAMIAVEMMVARLEAGDSLRKAATYVYTSTAFPMLTGTLVTVASFIPVGLNNSAAGEFTFTLFVVIAVSLVVSWIVAVVFAPLLGVTILPKTMKQHHDEKGRVARVFSRVLAWCMRWKWTTIGLTVVVFALSLFGMTHVQQQFFPSSDRLELIVDWSLPQNASITDTNAQMAKFEQDKLAGNPDVERWSTYVGQGAVRFVLSFDVQPPDTSFGQTIIVTKSLEVRDKLRADLQKYLKETFVGTDAYVKLLDIGPPVGRPVQYRVSGPDIGKVREQALEFGSVLGRNPLLGDVVYDWNEPARVIKVDVLQDKARQLGVTSQDIASALNGIVGGTTVTQVRDDIYLINVVARAKASERQSIELLRDLQLPGTNGNSVPLAAVASFRYEMEQPVVWRRSRLPTLTVKAGIVDATQPATIVAQLSRDVNAFAEKLPPGYKIEVGGSVEESGKSQAPIAAVVPLMLFVMATILMIQLQSFSRLFLVFAVAPLALIGVVVALLSSNSPMGFVAILGILALIGILIRNSVILVVQIEHLRSEGVAPYDAVQEATEHRMRPIMLTAAAASLALIPIAREIFWGPMAYAMMGGIIVGTVLTLLFLPALYLAWFRIKPPEKTKEVTLEGAPVVTTDDAVPV from the coding sequence ATGAAGAAGTTCAACCTGTCGGACTGGGCGCTCGATCACGCATCGATGGTCTGGTATTTCATGATCGTCTTCGGCCTGCTCGGTTTCTTCTCGTATCTGAGCCTTGGCCGCGAGGAGGATCCCTCCTTTACCATCAAGACCATGACGATCTCGGCGCAATGGCCCGGCGCCTCGGTCGAGGAGACCACGCTGCAGGTGACCGAGCGGATCGAGCGCAAGCTCGAGGAGCTGGAATCGCTCGATTATACCCGCAGCATCACCACGCCCGGACAGACGCTTGTTTTCGTCAATCTGAAGGATACGACCAAAGCACGCGATGTGCCCTCGATCTGGCTGACCGTGCGCAACATGATCGGCGATATTCAGGGGCAGTTTCCCTCCGGCGTTGTCGGTCCGTCCTTCAACGACCGTTTCGGCGACGTGTTCGGCAATATCTACGCATTTACCGCCGATGGCCTGACGCAGCGGCAGTTGCGCGACTATGTCGAGACGGCGCGGCGCGAGATCCTGACGGTCCCGAATGTCGGCAAGGTCGATATCGTCGGAGCGCAGGACGAGGTGATCTATCTGGAGTTTTCGACGCGGCAGCTGGCGGCGCTCGGGATCAACCAGAACGAAGTCATTGCCACCTTGCAGGCCCAGAATGCCATTGCGCCCTCCGGCGTCGTGCAGGCGGAGGGCGAGCGCGTCAGTGTGCGCGTCAACGGCCAGTTCTCGTCCGAAGACAGTCTGCGGGCCGTCAATCTGCAGGTCAACAACCGGTTCTTCCGCCTCACGGACATTGCCAGCATCAGCCGGGGCTATACCGATCCGCCGTCGGCTTTGTTCCGCTATAACGGCCAGTCTGCGATCGGCCTTGCCATCGGCATGAAGCAGGGCGCCAATCTTCTGGAATTCGGCGATCACGTCGAGGAAAAGATCAGCCAGGTGGAAGCGGAGCTTCCGGTCGGCGTCGGCGTGCATCTGGTCTCCGACCAGCCGCTGATCGTCGAGGAGGCGGTGTCGGGCTTTACGCGGGGCCTGGCAGAGGCCGTGGTGATCGTCCTTCTCGTCAGCTTCGTCAGCCTGGGCGTGCGGGCAGGGCTTGTCGTTGCCCTGTCGATCCCGCTGACGCTGGCGATCACCTTCGTCGTCATGTCCTATTTCGGCATATCGCTGCAGCGGATTTCGCTGGGGGCGTTAATCATCGCGCTGGGACTTCTGGTCGATGACGCGATGATTGCCGTGGAAATGATGGTGGCGCGGCTGGAGGCGGGCGATTCGCTGCGCAAGGCGGCGACCTATGTCTATACGTCCACGGCGTTTCCGATGCTGACAGGCACGCTGGTTACCGTCGCCAGCTTCATTCCCGTCGGCCTCAACAACAGTGCTGCCGGCGAATTCACCTTCACGCTCTTCGTCGTCATCGCGGTTTCGCTGGTTGTGTCCTGGATCGTCGCGGTGGTGTTTGCGCCGCTGCTCGGGGTGACCATCCTGCCCAAAACCATGAAGCAGCACCATGACGAAAAAGGCCGTGTTGCACGCGTCTTTTCCCGCGTGCTTGCCTGGTGCATGCGCTGGAAATGGACGACCATTGGCTTGACGGTCGTGGTCTTTGCCCTCTCGCTGTTCGGCATGACCCATGTCCAGCAGCAGTTCTTCCCATCCTCGGACCGGCTTGAGCTGATCGTCGATTGGTCGCTGCCGCAGAACGCCTCGATTACCGATACCAATGCGCAGATGGCGAAGTTCGAGCAGGACAAGCTGGCCGGCAATCCCGATGTCGAGCGCTGGTCCACCTATGTGGGGCAGGGCGCGGTCCGCTTCGTTCTCTCCTTCGATGTGCAGCCGCCGGATACGTCGTTCGGCCAGACGATCATCGTCACCAAGAGCCTGGAGGTCCGCGATAAGCTGCGTGCCGACCTGCAGAAATATCTGAAGGAAACCTTCGTCGGCACGGATGCCTATGTGAAGCTGCTCGACATCGGTCCGCCGGTCGGCCGTCCCGTGCAATACCGGGTGAGCGGTCCGGATATCGGCAAGGTGCGCGAGCAAGCGCTGGAATTCGGCAGCGTTCTTGGCCGCAATCCGCTGCTGGGCGACGTGGTCTACGACTGGAACGAGCCGGCGCGCGTGATCAAGGTCGATGTCCTGCAGGACAAGGCTCGCCAGCTGGGCGTCACCTCGCAGGATATCGCCTCTGCGCTCAACGGCATTGTCGGCGGAACGACCGTGACGCAGGTGCGTGACGATATTTATCTCATCAACGTCGTTGCCCGGGCCAAGGCGTCCGAGCGGCAGTCGATCGAGCTGTTGCGCGATCTGCAGCTGCCGGGAACCAACGGCAACTCCGTGCCGCTCGCCGCCGTCGCCAGCTTCCGCTACGAAATGGAGCAGCCGGTCGTCTGGCGCCGCTCGCGCCTGCCGACGCTGACAGTCAAGGCGGGTATTGTCGATGCGACGCAGCCGGCGACGATCGTCGCGCAGCTGTCCAGGGACGTGAACGCTTTTGCGGAAAAACTGCCGCCCGGATACAAGATCGAGGTCGGCGGCAGCGTCGAGGAAAGCGGCAAGAGCCAGGCGCCGATCGCCGCTGTCGTGCCGCTGATGCTGTTCGTGATGGCCACGATCCTGATGATCCAGCTGCAGAGTTTCTCGCGGTTGTTCCTCGTCTTTGCCGTTGCACCGCTGGCGCTGATCGGGGTGGTGGTGGCCTTGCTCTCCAGCAATTCGCCCATGGGCTTCGTTGCCATTCTCGGCATCCTGGCGCTGATCGGCATTCTCATCCGAAACTCGGTGATCCTGGTGGTGCAGATCGAGCATCTGCGCAGCGAAGGCGTTGCGCCCTACGACGCGGTGCAGGAGGCGACCGAGCACCGGATGCGGCCGATCATGCTGACGGCAGCTGCCGCCAGTCTGGCGCTGATCCCGATCGCCCGGGAAATCTTCTGGGGGCCGATGGCCTATGCCATGATGGGTGGCATCATCGTCGGCACAGTTCTGACGCTGCTGTTCCTGCCGGCGCTCTACCTCGCCTGGTTCCGCATCAAGCCGCCGGAAAAAACCAAAGAGGTGACGCTGGAGGGGGCGCCAGTCGTGACGACGGACGATGCCGTTCCCGTTTAG
- a CDS encoding DUF2793 domain-containing protein: MSEATINLELPYILPSQAQKHVTHNEALQRLDALTQLTITASLATPPSDPQEGTCFHVTAPAAAAFAGKDGKLALRQDGDWIFITPREGWHGWFMAEDRMKIHDGSGWIIFDPIGTPPFFGVNTTADSTNRLAVAAGATLLTHEGSGHQIKVNKAAAGDTASLLFQTNWSGRAEMGLTGSDEFAVKVSANGSTWLSALSITGQGQVRMPQRPLVRATRGGGVLTPASGSQTGFSTLSVNQGGFTLGAAVAGGGSRLIVPVTGPYLICLGVEANPAGAFSVTVKVNGTTVIASMNDNDAASASYGNCAIGMAILTAGNWLVLEHTGTTPLDFNYDKTELTAVML; this comes from the coding sequence ATGAGCGAAGCAACCATCAACCTGGAACTGCCCTATATCCTGCCCTCGCAGGCGCAAAAGCACGTCACCCACAATGAAGCCCTGCAGCGCCTCGACGCGCTCACCCAACTGACGATTACCGCTTCGCTGGCGACCCCGCCATCCGATCCGCAGGAGGGAACCTGTTTCCACGTCACGGCACCGGCAGCGGCGGCCTTTGCCGGAAAGGACGGCAAGCTTGCCTTGCGCCAGGACGGCGACTGGATCTTCATTACGCCACGGGAAGGCTGGCATGGCTGGTTCATGGCTGAAGACCGGATGAAAATTCACGACGGCAGCGGCTGGATCATCTTCGACCCCATTGGAACGCCGCCCTTTTTCGGCGTTAACACCACCGCCGACAGCACCAACCGGCTGGCGGTCGCAGCCGGCGCCACATTGCTGACGCATGAGGGCAGCGGACATCAGATCAAAGTCAACAAGGCGGCAGCAGGCGATACGGCGAGCCTGCTGTTCCAGACGAACTGGTCCGGCCGGGCGGAAATGGGGCTGACCGGCTCAGACGAATTCGCCGTCAAGGTGAGCGCCAATGGCAGCACCTGGCTATCGGCGTTGAGCATCACCGGACAGGGCCAGGTCCGCATGCCGCAGCGGCCATTGGTGCGCGCAACGCGCGGCGGCGGCGTGCTGACACCGGCATCGGGATCGCAAACCGGCTTTTCTACCCTCAGCGTCAACCAGGGCGGCTTTACGCTCGGTGCCGCCGTTGCTGGTGGTGGCAGCCGCCTGATCGTGCCGGTCACAGGCCCCTATCTCATCTGTCTCGGCGTCGAAGCCAATCCGGCCGGCGCTTTTTCCGTGACCGTCAAGGTCAATGGCACCACCGTCATCGCCAGCATGAACGATAATGACGCAGCCTCGGCATCCTACGGCAATTGCGCCATCGGCATGGCGATCCTGACTGCCGGCAACTGGCTGGTGCTGGAGCATACCGGCACCACGCCGCTCGACTTCAACTATGACAAGACCGAGCTGACGGCGGTGATGCTGTGA
- a CDS encoding efflux RND transporter periplasmic adaptor subunit: MNRILLGLLFAPITLLVLAGCQKKEEPAEKAARPVLSQIVVAQQLPAPSFAGTVQPKIQTDFGPRVTGLLVARDVDTGDTVTQGQLLAALDPTSLELAVGSARADLANAEATLANAVSVERRTKALFKIGTETQASVESTEQASAAADASVVQARASLSKAEEQLSYAQIKAAFDGVVTQTGAEVGQVVAAGAAVVTVARPDARDAVVDVPDGNALLPVGTPFLVSLQIDPAIMVGGTVREVAPAADPATRTRRVKIALDNPPAAFRLGTTITATLKEAIVEQLVLPATAILERDGKSYVWVVDEGGATVKTREVVTGAQAANGIVITSGIEPGLRVVTAGVHSLEDGQKIKVEDEAQS, from the coding sequence ATGAACCGGATATTGCTCGGACTGCTGTTTGCACCCATCACGCTCCTCGTTCTCGCCGGTTGCCAGAAAAAGGAAGAGCCGGCGGAAAAGGCCGCCCGCCCGGTGCTGTCGCAGATCGTGGTTGCCCAACAGCTGCCGGCCCCCAGTTTTGCGGGCACCGTGCAGCCGAAAATCCAGACCGATTTCGGGCCGCGTGTGACTGGCCTGCTCGTCGCCCGCGATGTCGATACCGGCGATACGGTGACACAGGGCCAGCTTCTGGCGGCGCTCGATCCGACTTCGCTTGAACTGGCCGTCGGATCGGCACGGGCCGATCTTGCAAATGCAGAAGCGACGCTTGCAAACGCGGTTTCCGTCGAGCGGCGTACGAAAGCGCTGTTCAAGATCGGTACCGAAACGCAGGCTTCGGTTGAGAGCACCGAACAGGCGAGTGCTGCGGCGGATGCCTCGGTCGTCCAGGCGCGTGCGTCCCTCTCCAAGGCCGAAGAACAGCTTTCCTATGCGCAGATCAAGGCGGCATTCGACGGTGTGGTGACGCAGACCGGCGCGGAGGTCGGCCAGGTGGTTGCCGCCGGTGCCGCTGTCGTTACCGTCGCCCGCCCGGATGCGCGCGATGCCGTGGTCGATGTTCCCGATGGCAACGCGCTCTTGCCGGTGGGCACGCCATTCCTGGTGTCCCTGCAGATCGACCCGGCGATCATGGTCGGCGGGACGGTGCGTGAGGTGGCGCCGGCAGCCGATCCGGCAACGCGCACGCGCCGCGTCAAGATCGCGCTGGACAATCCACCGGCCGCCTTCCGGCTGGGAACCACGATCACCGCCACGCTGAAGGAAGCCATTGTTGAACAGCTGGTGCTGCCGGCAACCGCGATCCTGGAGCGTGACGGCAAATCCTATGTCTGGGTGGTCGATGAGGGCGGCGCGACGGTCAAGACCCGTGAAGTGGTGACCGGCGCGCAGGCTGCCAACGGGATCGTTATCACCTCGGGCATCGAGCCCGGCCTGCGGGTGGTGACGGCCGGTGTGCACAGCCTTGAGGACGGCCAGAAGATCAAAGTTGAAGACGAGGCGCAGTCATGA
- a CDS encoding Crp/Fnr family transcriptional regulator, translating to MAAPKTRNNRQTPCEQCPLRSLPHFREFQPEELEFVSNFKTGELAVDAGTTILVEGSHSAHLFTVLSGWGFRYKMLDDGRRQILNYMMPGDLIGLQGSLMGEMQHSVEALSPVTLCVFERDKLGTLYRNYPDLAYDLTWIAAQEERILDENLLSIGRRSALERAAYLLAFLYQRAKASNLFKGERVSIPITQQHVADTLGLSIVHTNKTLKKLGERKLIRWADRGCDILDDEGLMKISGWEGYREQHRPFI from the coding sequence ATGGCTGCGCCGAAAACCCGGAACAACCGACAGACGCCATGCGAACAATGTCCCTTGCGGTCACTCCCGCATTTCCGCGAATTCCAGCCGGAGGAGCTTGAATTCGTGTCCAACTTCAAGACTGGCGAACTGGCTGTCGATGCCGGCACCACGATCCTGGTGGAGGGATCGCACAGCGCCCATCTCTTCACCGTGCTGTCGGGCTGGGGGTTCCGCTACAAGATGCTCGATGACGGGCGCCGGCAGATCCTGAACTATATGATGCCGGGCGACCTGATCGGCCTGCAGGGCAGCCTGATGGGAGAGATGCAGCATTCGGTCGAGGCGCTTTCGCCGGTGACCCTCTGTGTCTTCGAGCGCGACAAGCTCGGCACGCTCTACCGCAACTATCCCGATCTTGCCTATGATCTCACCTGGATTGCCGCACAGGAGGAACGCATTCTCGATGAAAACCTCCTGAGTATCGGGCGGCGTTCGGCGCTGGAGCGGGCGGCCTATCTGCTGGCTTTCCTCTATCAGCGCGCCAAGGCCAGCAATCTTTTCAAGGGCGAACGCGTGTCCATTCCGATCACGCAGCAGCACGTCGCCGATACGCTGGGATTGTCGATCGTCCATACCAACAAGACGCTGAAAAAGCTCGGCGAGCGCAAGCTCATCCGCTGGGCGGATCGCGGCTGCGATATTCTCGACGACGAGGGATTGATGAAGATTTCGGGTTGGGAAGGCTATCGCGAGCAGCATCGCCCGTTCATCTGA
- a CDS encoding SDR family NAD(P)-dependent oxidoreductase: MNHPAFANHHVAVVTGAASGIGLAAAKRFAGLGMKVVLADLPGERLDTAARETSALSPHGPANAVAIATDVADIESLKALEQAAVQHFGRVHVLMNNAGIQPGSAIFGGQEAWEKVFAVNLWGVINGARIFAPAMIAHGQSGLIINTGSKQGITTPPGDPAYNVAKSGVKTFTEALQHELRNTADCNITAHLLIPGFVYTGLTANGRTEKPDAAWTSQETVDFMMQSLEGGDFYILCPDNDVARPTDEKRILWAAGDIVENRPPLSRWHPDYADAFKAFLAKDRPDIA; this comes from the coding sequence ATGAATCATCCAGCCTTCGCCAATCATCACGTTGCCGTCGTCACCGGCGCCGCCTCCGGGATCGGCCTTGCCGCAGCCAAACGCTTCGCTGGCCTCGGCATGAAGGTCGTCCTGGCCGACCTGCCCGGCGAGCGGCTGGACACGGCAGCGCGCGAGACGTCGGCGCTCTCCCCGCACGGGCCCGCCAATGCCGTCGCGATCGCCACGGATGTGGCAGATATCGAATCGCTGAAGGCGCTCGAACAGGCAGCCGTCCAACATTTCGGCCGGGTGCATGTGCTGATGAACAATGCGGGCATCCAGCCCGGCAGCGCGATTTTCGGCGGCCAGGAAGCCTGGGAAAAGGTGTTCGCGGTCAATCTCTGGGGCGTGATCAACGGCGCGCGCATCTTTGCGCCCGCCATGATCGCCCATGGCCAGAGCGGGCTGATCATCAATACCGGCTCCAAGCAGGGCATCACCACCCCACCCGGCGACCCCGCCTACAATGTCGCAAAATCCGGCGTCAAAACCTTTACCGAAGCGCTTCAGCATGAACTGCGCAACACCGCCGATTGCAACATCACGGCGCATCTGCTGATCCCCGGCTTCGTCTATACCGGGCTCACCGCAAACGGCCGCACGGAAAAGCCGGATGCCGCCTGGACGTCGCAGGAGACGGTCGATTTCATGATGCAGAGCCTGGAAGGGGGCGATTTCTATATTCTGTGCCCCGACAATGACGTGGCCCGTCCGACCGATGAAAAACGCATCCTTTGGGCGGCCGGCGATATCGTCGAAAACCGCCCGCCATTGTCGCGCTGGCATCCGGACTATGCCGATGCCTTCAAGGCGTTCCTGGCGAAGGACCGGCCGGATATCGCTTAG
- the cysQ gene encoding 3'(2'),5'-bisphosphate nucleotidase CysQ — translation MLDILEQAAVAAGKAILGVYHAGPEVSYKADCSPVTDADECAEKIILDVLASAFPDIPVVAEEAVAAGHIPDIQGKSFFLVDPLDGTKEFVARNDDFTVNIALIEKGEPVVGVVYAPAIGILYAATRNKAKKSVVSGQHVIGPPTIIGCRSRGDRLVALASRSHNSQETMTYLAEHGITDYESIGSSLKFCLLAEGLADIYPRLSRTMEWDTAAGDAVLRAAGGETLTMDGNALIYGKRNQTSDVDFANPFFVSRGKD, via the coding sequence ATGCTCGACATTCTGGAACAGGCGGCGGTGGCTGCGGGGAAAGCGATCCTCGGCGTCTATCATGCCGGACCGGAAGTCAGCTACAAGGCCGACTGTTCCCCCGTCACCGATGCCGACGAGTGCGCCGAAAAGATCATCCTCGATGTTCTGGCATCAGCGTTTCCCGATATTCCGGTGGTTGCCGAAGAAGCCGTGGCTGCCGGCCATATTCCCGATATCCAGGGCAAATCGTTCTTTCTGGTCGATCCGCTCGACGGCACCAAGGAATTTGTTGCCCGCAACGACGATTTCACCGTCAATATCGCGTTGATCGAAAAAGGCGAGCCGGTCGTCGGCGTCGTCTATGCGCCGGCCATCGGCATTCTCTATGCAGCCACCCGCAACAAGGCCAAGAAATCCGTGGTGTCCGGCCAGCATGTGATCGGCCCGCCGACGATCATCGGCTGCCGCAGCCGTGGCGACCGGCTGGTGGCGCTGGCCAGCCGCTCGCATAACAGCCAGGAAACCATGACCTATCTGGCCGAACACGGGATCACCGACTACGAATCGATCGGCTCTTCCCTGAAATTCTGCCTTCTGGCCGAGGGTCTCGCCGATATCTATCCGCGCCTCAGCCGGACGATGGAATGGGATACGGCAGCGGGCGACGCCGTGCTGCGGGCCGCGGGCGGCGAAACCCTGACGATGGATGGCAATGCGCTGATCTACGGAAAGCGCAACCAGACATCCGACGTCGATTTCGCCAATCCGTTTTTCGTCTCGCGCGGCAAGGATTGA
- a CDS encoding VOC family protein gives MTSGIHHITLITRKVQPNVDFYTGFLGLRLVKRTAGFEDAAQLHLIYGDETGSPGSLVTFLVWEDGAPGRVGHGQPSEIAFAIAPDSLGFWLTRALRYNVAATGPTHEFGEPVIRLKDPDGVIVKLVGSEAVTGPATHVTSDIPQQDAIRRLRGATILTATPDGTAAFVARHFDYAEADRTDAIRRLVSDSGDIIDVRDAGGFWTAAPGTGTIDHIAFRAGSEDAVKALRVQLEAEDAGEINAHDRKYFYSLYVREPGGTLFEFATDAPGMTVDESLQTLGTKLFVPEHFGGNQQDSLVMLPQFGLPGEERFTERDLPFIHRLHQADHPDGTTLVLLHGSGANETSLLPLGRRIAPNALLLSLRGRSTEEGHPRFFRRLTPFTFDQKDIASEVEAFVAMIDGAVSAYGLDRKKMVFVGYSNGANMLIATMLLHPGLIHKAALLRMMNPLDTVPHADLSGTEILTVTGKTDGYSRYAAPLEDVLRKAGATLTTVTLKAGHEIGPMDAEAVRDWLELPGN, from the coding sequence ATGACAAGCGGCATTCACCATATTACCCTGATCACGCGCAAAGTTCAGCCCAACGTCGATTTCTATACGGGCTTTCTCGGCCTGCGCCTCGTGAAGCGGACGGCAGGTTTCGAGGATGCGGCACAGTTGCATCTGATCTACGGCGACGAGACCGGATCACCGGGATCGCTGGTGACATTTCTCGTCTGGGAGGACGGCGCGCCCGGCCGTGTCGGACATGGCCAGCCCAGCGAGATCGCCTTTGCCATCGCCCCGGACAGCCTCGGTTTCTGGCTCACCCGGGCGCTTCGCTACAATGTGGCGGCAACCGGACCGACGCATGAATTCGGCGAGCCGGTGATCCGGCTGAAGGATCCGGATGGCGTTATCGTCAAGCTTGTCGGCAGCGAGGCCGTGACCGGCCCGGCCACGCATGTCACATCCGATATTCCGCAGCAAGACGCAATCCGGCGGCTGCGCGGCGCAACGATCCTGACGGCGACGCCCGATGGCACCGCCGCGTTCGTCGCCCGCCATTTCGATTATGCCGAGGCTGACAGGACCGACGCGATCCGGCGCCTTGTCTCAGATTCCGGCGATATCATCGATGTGCGCGATGCCGGCGGCTTCTGGACGGCGGCGCCCGGCACCGGAACGATCGACCATATCGCCTTTCGCGCCGGAAGCGAGGATGCGGTCAAGGCCTTGCGCGTGCAGCTCGAGGCGGAGGATGCCGGTGAAATCAACGCCCATGACCGCAAATATTTCTATTCGCTCTATGTCCGCGAGCCCGGCGGAACGCTGTTCGAATTCGCCACCGATGCGCCGGGCATGACGGTGGACGAAAGCCTGCAGACGCTCGGAACCAAACTGTTCGTTCCCGAACATTTCGGCGGAAATCAACAGGACAGCCTTGTCATGCTGCCGCAATTCGGACTGCCCGGCGAGGAACGCTTCACGGAGCGCGACCTGCCGTTCATCCACCGCCTGCACCAGGCGGACCATCCCGATGGCACGACCTTGGTGCTGTTGCACGGCAGCGGCGCCAACGAAACCAGCCTGTTGCCGCTTGGCCGCCGGATTGCCCCGAACGCGCTGCTTCTCAGCCTCAGAGGCCGCAGCACCGAGGAAGGCCACCCGCGCTTCTTCCGCAGGCTGACGCCCTTCACCTTCGACCAGAAGGACATCGCCTCGGAAGTCGAAGCGTTCGTCGCGATGATCGATGGAGCCGTCTCAGCCTATGGCCTCGATCGCAAAAAGATGGTGTTCGTCGGCTATTCCAACGGCGCCAACATGCTGATCGCCACCATGCTGCTGCACCCCGGACTGATCCACAAGGCAGCACTTCTGCGCATGATGAACCCGCTCGACACGGTGCCGCACGCGGATCTTTCCGGCACCGAAATCCTGACGGTGACCGGCAAGACCGATGGCTATTCCCGCTACGCCGCGCCGCTGGAGGACGTCCTGCGCAAGGCGGGCGCGACGCTCACGACCGTCACGCTGAAGGCCGGCCACGAGATCGGCCCGATGGATGCTGAGGCCGTTCGCGATTGGCTGGAATTGCCCGGGAACTGA